GCAAATATTTACTTCTTTATGATTTTGCGCGAACCTTGCAAAAAATGGAAATACATGGGAATTGCAGGTTGTATCATGATGTGTCAAATTTCCAAATCCCGATTAGCCCTGCTCTGTTTGCCAGTAGTATGGATTTTGGTAGAGGTATTGTCGAGGATTTCACGACCGATCGCGCTGATGATTACGGGGTTTATCGCCAGCACAGGAGGGGTGACTTTACCAATATTAATGGATGGATTAGAAAGCTTTTCCGCGCAGTTTGCTGCCGCCCGTAAAGACTCCTCGCGAGTACGCGCCGCCCTTGGTCGAATTGCGGTTTATCGCTGGCAAACGGAAGCGCCCATCTGGGGGCATGGTATTGTCGAAAATGGTCCGCACATGGTGGAATATATGCCCATTGGTTCCCATCACACTTGGTATGGACTGCTTTTTGTGAAAGGGATCGTGGGCTTCGCGGCTCTAGCAGTACCGATGATCTATAGCTTGGTGGATTTGCTGATTAAGTCACAACGCAATGATACCGCTAAACTCGGATTAACGATGTTGTTGGTTATCTTTCTCTATACCTTTGGCGAAAATCTGGAAATTTTAGCCTATCTGTTCTGGCCTGGGCTAATCGTGATCGGTATGGGATTTCTAGAACTTCCTAATGAAGATGAGATAGAAGCTAGACCAGCTTTGCCAATGGCAACGATCGCGCAAACAGAAAATCAAAATACTAATCAAAATAAGGAGGAGATTACATCATGACATCAACAATAAATGCCCAAGAACGTAAGCCCAAAATTTTGCATCTACTCAGCGATCGCAATGTGGGCGGTATCAAAAGTACCAGTGGTAGCCTCACTAATTCGCGTCTCAAAGAAAAATTTGAGTTTCTCTTTCTCTCCGAAAGTGAAGCCCTCAACAATTTATCGACAATTAAACCTGATGTGGTGATTTGGCATGATCCCTGTTCTTGGCGATCGCTATGGCGATTATTAAAACTCAGGTTCGCGACCAAATTACTCATTCATGAGCATCACTATTCTGAAAGCTTTGAACAGTGGAAAGTGCGATCGCCTTGGCGGTTTCATTTAATGCTGCGTTTTGCCTATGGACTAGCCCATAAAGTTGTCGCAATTTCCCAAGGACAGAGAAAATGGATGCGATCGCATCGCCTTGTAAATCCAAGGAAACTTAGCACTATTCAGCAATGTCGAACTTTAGATGAATTTCTGACCTTACCTCTTAAATCCATTGACACAACTCTGATATTAGGAGCCTATGGTCGATTTGATCAGCAAAAGGGATTTGACACCTTACTGAGAGCAATGCAAAAAGTCCAAAATCCTCAAATCCAATTGCTAGTAGGTGGCTATGGAGAGCAGGAAGAATTGTTGAAATCCTTAGCTGGTGATGATCCACGTATTCATTTTCTGGGTTCTATTTCTGATGTGCCATCTTTTCTCGCAAAATGCGATGCAATCATCATTCCTTCTAATTGGGAACCTTGGGGCAATGTCTGCTTAGAATCTAAAGCCGCAGCCAAAGCGGTAATTGTCTCGAAAGTAGATGGATTAACGGAACAGGTAAATGATTGCGGCGTACTAGTTCCTGCTAATAATCCTGATGCTCTAGCCGCAGCGATCGATCAAGTTTGTGAGATGCCGCGATCGCAACTGGAATCATGGGGCTTACAAGGTCGCATGGATGTGCAGAATTCTTGGGAAGAATATATGACGGCATGGGAGGCGCTGCTATCAGATCTATGCAAAAACTAATTCAGTCAGTAATTGGCTTCATTCAGAAAAAACTAGCGAATCGCTTTGCCCGTAATATTGGCTGGTTAGGCTTATCAGAAATTCTTATCCGCATCTCGCGATTGGCTGCTACGGTGGTCTTAGCACGATGGCTGTCGGAATATGACTATGGTTTAGCGGCGCTAGTGCTAACTACCAATGAGTTTGTGAATGTGTTCACGCGCAATGGCATTTTCGATAAGCTAATCCAAGCCCAAGAAGAAGACATTGAAGAGCTATCCCAAACAGCCTATTACATTAATTGGTTTATTTGCGGTGGCTTATTTCTCATTCAATGTCTGATTGCTTTGCCGATGTCATGGATTTATAAGGACAGCCAAGTAATTTTACCGATCTGTGCGATGGGCTTGGTTTATCTGATGCTACCGATGGGACTAATCCAAGCGGCGCGATCGCAGCGTGAAAACCGCCTCCATGTCTCGGCTTTAGCCAATGCTTTACAGATTTCCACCGACAACATTTTGACGATGATTCTGGCTTGGCAAGGCTTTGGAATGTGGGCGATCGTCTTGCCAAAAGTAATCGTTGCCCCAATTTGGGTAATCGTCCATCGCTCCAATAATCCTTGGCGATCAACCAAATCCTTTACGCTCCATCGTTGGCAAGAGATTATCCATTTTGGGCGCAGTATTCTTGGTATCCAAATGCTGGCAACCCTCCGCAATAATCTCGATTATTTAATCGCAGGGCATTTCTTAGGGATTAAAGCCCTTGGTTTATATTACTTTGCCTTCAATGCAGGGCTAGGGATTAGCCTCAGTTTCATTACCGCCGTTGATGCGGCGCTCTATCCGCACCTATGCGAAGCCAGAAGTGACCCTGCACAATTTCGCGATCGCTATCTCCAGAGTTTCCAATCCATCACCAAAGTAATTATTCCCATTGTCTTAGCACAGGTATTACTTGCACCGATTTATGTTCCTTTAGTATTTGGACAGAAATGGATTCCCGCAATTCCCATATTGATTCTCATTTGTCTATCGGCAATCCCGCGCCCCTATGCAAATGCAGCATCCAAAGCACTTTGGGCTTTGGACAAACCAAGTTGGGATTTGATTTGGAATGTGCTGTTTACAATCATTTTTGCGATCGCGATTTGTATAGGTACAATCTGGCAAATCACAGGTGTAGCGGCATCGGTGATGCTTATTCATTGGGGGGCTATTCCCATATTTGTAATGTGGGTGAAGAAATACATCACCAAGCCTAATCTTCAGGAACAAACCTAATTTAATTTGTGATTTGTGTCGCACTTTGCGCGGAACAAATCACAAATTAAGTAATTAATTATCGGTAATAAATCATGGTCAAAGTATCAGTAATCGTCCCAGTTTATAATGTTGAGCGTTTTATCGAAGAAACAGTTACATCAGTCTTAGCTCAAACATTTCATGATTTTGAATTAATCATTGTTGACGATCAATCACCCGATCGCAGTATCGAGATTTGTGAGCAGTTCAACGATCCGCGCATACGGATTGTCCATCAAAAAAATCGGGGTTTAGCAGGGGCAAGAAATACAGGAATTCGTCATGCTCAAGGCGAATATATTGCCCTGTTAGACAGCGATGATCTCTGGAGTCCTGAAAAACTGGAGAAGCATATTCATCATTTAGACTCCAACCCCAAAGTTGGTATTAGCTTCAGCCGTTCCGCCTTTATTGATGAAGACAGTAATTCTCTCGGCACATACCAAATGCCCAAGCTGACAGATATTGACGCACCACATTTACTCTGTCGTAATCCCATTGGCAACGGTTCCGCCCCTGTAATTCGTCGTGAAGCCCTTGAAGGCATTAAGTTTCAAGACAATCTTTATGGTGAAGTTGAAGACTTCTATTTTGATGATCAATTCCGTCAATCAGAAGATATTGAATGCTGGATTAGAATCGCCATTCAAACCAATTGGCAAATTGAAGGTATTCCCGAACCGCTTACTCTCTATCGTGTGAATCCTGATAGCCTATCTGCCAACATGAATAAGCAACTGGAATCATGGGAAAAAGTGATCGCCAAAACGCGCACCTATGCCCCTGATTTATTAGCAAAGTGGGAACCCCTAGCCCGCGCCTACCAGTTCCGATACCTCGCTCGCCGTGCTATTCGCAATAAAGATGGTAAAGCAGCAGTAAAACTTGTAAATCGCGCCTTGGCATGTAATTGGAAGATTTTAATTTATGAACCAATGCGATCGCTACTAACGATTTTTGCGGCTTATTTAATCTGGTTATTACCGCGCAGTTGGTACAACAGCATCGAGAACTTTGCTCTCAAACGGACAGGTGATAGTCAACGCAAGGTGATCGCTAAGGGTAATCAGCATTAGAGCCAAGTGAACCTACTCCCAAAATTCTACATAGCTGAGTGCTACCTGAATTATTTAGCATTGTTTAAAAAACGTGAGTTCGATATAGCCATTTGCGGCGTGCTTCGCACGCCGCAAATGGCAAAAAATGGTAAGAATCGCTTAGCGATTCTTACCATTTTTGCTTTCGTTGAACTGACGTTAAAAAAGCTCCTGAAGGAGCTTTTTTAAACAATGCTAAACTGCAAATTATCGGTGTATCGCGCTACTCATGGGAATTATTACCAAACGTTCATCTAAAAAAGTTCGGGCTAACGAAATCCTGATCCGTCTCAAACGGCTTTATCCCGACGCAACTTGCTCGCTGGATTATGAAACTCCTGTACAGCTATTAGTAGCAGTGATCCTCTCGGCCCAATGCACCGATGAGCGCGTGAATATGGTCACTCCGAAATTATTTGCCAAATATCCTGATGCGATCGCCCTAGCAAACGCCGATCTCGATGAACTCATGGAGTTAGTCCACTCCACAGGCTTTTATCGCAACAAAGCCAAAAACATTAGAAGTGCCTGCGAAATGATTGTGCGTGACTTTGAAGGCAAAGTACCAAATACGATGGAAAAGCTGCTCAAGCTTGCAGGAGTGGCTCGTAAAACTGCCAATGTAGTCTTAGCCCATGCCTATGGGATCAATGCAGGCGTAACCGTTGACACCCATGTAAAGCGACTTACTAAAAGACTAGGACTAACCAAATTTGAAGAGCCTATTAAGGTCGAGCGGGATCTGATGGGAATGCTGCCCCAACGGGACTGGGAAAATTGGTCAATCAGGATTATTTATCATGGACGTGCTGTTTGTAATGCGCGTAAACCTGCTTGCG
This genomic stretch from Pseudanabaena galeata CCNP1313 harbors:
- a CDS encoding O-antigen ligase family protein, yielding MNIFKFLQTPEHFKITPENLEEKLVWYSIVWTFAIYFIGGLYVLGAILPWLLFGILCWRWWQQDPETPLKDRIRIPIGIWMWVGGMVFMQVSLIMGHLDYYLEMGQIIKSSIGWAKGWAILALFPMAGCLPIRPKLLYRAAALVCTMVLLFSPIFIAAYYARLPAQLFVSPLRAIGGPGPEFFEFRLYEIDPGDNSPRWRLFTPWAPALGFVANIYFFMILREPCKKWKYMGIAGCIMMCQISKSRLALLCLPVVWILVEVLSRISRPIALMITGFIASTGGVTLPILMDGLESFSAQFAAARKDSSRVRAALGRIAVYRWQTEAPIWGHGIVENGPHMVEYMPIGSHHTWYGLLFVKGIVGFAALAVPMIYSLVDLLIKSQRNDTAKLGLTMLLVIFLYTFGENLEILAYLFWPGLIVIGMGFLELPNEDEIEARPALPMATIAQTENQNTNQNKEEITS
- a CDS encoding lipopolysaccharide biosynthesis protein, producing MQKLIQSVIGFIQKKLANRFARNIGWLGLSEILIRISRLAATVVLARWLSEYDYGLAALVLTTNEFVNVFTRNGIFDKLIQAQEEDIEELSQTAYYINWFICGGLFLIQCLIALPMSWIYKDSQVILPICAMGLVYLMLPMGLIQAARSQRENRLHVSALANALQISTDNILTMILAWQGFGMWAIVLPKVIVAPIWVIVHRSNNPWRSTKSFTLHRWQEIIHFGRSILGIQMLATLRNNLDYLIAGHFLGIKALGLYYFAFNAGLGISLSFITAVDAALYPHLCEARSDPAQFRDRYLQSFQSITKVIIPIVLAQVLLAPIYVPLVFGQKWIPAIPILILICLSAIPRPYANAASKALWALDKPSWDLIWNVLFTIIFAIAICIGTIWQITGVAASVMLIHWGAIPIFVMWVKKYITKPNLQEQT
- the nth gene encoding endonuclease III, which translates into the protein MGIITKRSSKKVRANEILIRLKRLYPDATCSLDYETPVQLLVAVILSAQCTDERVNMVTPKLFAKYPDAIALANADLDELMELVHSTGFYRNKAKNIRSACEMIVRDFEGKVPNTMEKLLKLAGVARKTANVVLAHAYGINAGVTVDTHVKRLTKRLGLTKFEEPIKVERDLMGMLPQRDWENWSIRIIYHGRAVCNARKPACDRCELADLCPSANYQNP
- a CDS encoding glycosyltransferase family 2 protein encodes the protein MVKVSVIVPVYNVERFIEETVTSVLAQTFHDFELIIVDDQSPDRSIEICEQFNDPRIRIVHQKNRGLAGARNTGIRHAQGEYIALLDSDDLWSPEKLEKHIHHLDSNPKVGISFSRSAFIDEDSNSLGTYQMPKLTDIDAPHLLCRNPIGNGSAPVIRREALEGIKFQDNLYGEVEDFYFDDQFRQSEDIECWIRIAIQTNWQIEGIPEPLTLYRVNPDSLSANMNKQLESWEKVIAKTRTYAPDLLAKWEPLARAYQFRYLARRAIRNKDGKAAVKLVNRALACNWKILIYEPMRSLLTIFAAYLIWLLPRSWYNSIENFALKRTGDSQRKVIAKGNQH
- a CDS encoding glycosyltransferase, which translates into the protein MTSTINAQERKPKILHLLSDRNVGGIKSTSGSLTNSRLKEKFEFLFLSESEALNNLSTIKPDVVIWHDPCSWRSLWRLLKLRFATKLLIHEHHYSESFEQWKVRSPWRFHLMLRFAYGLAHKVVAISQGQRKWMRSHRLVNPRKLSTIQQCRTLDEFLTLPLKSIDTTLILGAYGRFDQQKGFDTLLRAMQKVQNPQIQLLVGGYGEQEELLKSLAGDDPRIHFLGSISDVPSFLAKCDAIIIPSNWEPWGNVCLESKAAAKAVIVSKVDGLTEQVNDCGVLVPANNPDALAAAIDQVCEMPRSQLESWGLQGRMDVQNSWEEYMTAWEALLSDLCKN